The Fodinibius salicampi DNA window ATGCCCGACAACCTCATTATTCTCATCCCTTACAAACGATTCTGTCAGGTTTACCAGTTTCCTCTCCCCGTTCTTGGTTAGTCTTTCCGTTTCATAATTCTGTACATAACCCTGCGATTCCATGATTGAGCCTATTTCCCCGAATTCATCCTGTTCAATCAGTTCTGGTGGTACTATTTTTTCAATCGAGCTCCCGATCATTTCATCCCGATTCCATCCCAGCATTTTTTCAGCGCCGCGATTCCAGGAACCGATCACCCCCTTATTATCAAGAGAAATAATAGCCTCAGCAGAGTGCTCAATAATATCACTATAACGAAGCTTAGTAGCCTCAAGCTGGTCTTCATAGTATGCCCGATAGTTATAAACCGTCCAGGCTGCCCAAACCATTAAAACTAACGAAACAATAATCCCTCTGCTAAAATAAAGCCACCGCATGGTATCCTGTGGAGTATCAGACAGCAATGTTTGATCAATTATTTCAAATGCCCCATATATTACCCCTAAAATAATGAGCGCCGTAAAAAATAAATATCCTATACGCGCATCCCGTAAAAACCGTAATAAGTCTTTCATACTATATGTGTATTCATCTGCTACATACGAACTTTATGAAAATAAGCTATTTAACCCTCTGTTTCACCAGCTACCAAGCATGCGACGAATCAGCACTATTTGGCCAATATGATAGGCACTATGATCTACAATAAGCATTGCTTCCCGAAATAGTGTTTGTCCATCTCCGTGAGGGAAGGGTTGTTGCAAGTCATTTTCCGGATCATCGATCAACTTACGCATCTCTTTGAGACCATCGCGTACTGCCTGAATCGCCCTTTCCATTTCCGCTTCGTTTTCGGGGCTCGGCGATTCGGGCCAATAGTCGTCCGGCCAATCAATTTCCTTATAATCAACATTCTTAGAAAACTCCAGGATATCATCCTGAGCAATCCGGATATGCTCGATCAGCTCCCAAATAGTATGAGGAACTCCTTCTACCTTTATTCCCGCCTGCTTATATGTGAGTCCCTGTACCGCCTGGTTGAAATCAACATGGGCATTCCGGCCCTCCAGCTGTTCAAGCAATAAGTCACGTACTGTTTTTTTAGGCTTCATATACGGATCATTTCCGTTTACGAATTACTATTAGCTACTGAACCATAAGGTAATAACAGAATAGCAAAAGTTCTCTTTATATCAGTACTATATTATTAGGGTGGATAAGAAAAAGAATGACACTATAATGGATTACTTAGAAGAAAGGAAAAGTTAATTTAAAAAGGAGGGTAAAACAACAAAAGCCCTGCAGTTGCAAGGCTTTGTTTCAATCAACTGTTTACAATATACGAGGATTACCCCATACGGAACAAGTATTTTTTATAATTAATGATTAATACCCAAGTAATATATAATTAATAGAAATTAAGCTTTAAGTAATAACTAAGTATTATTACTTTGATATGGTTTCAAGAGAACCACTATTACTATAATAAAACACTAAATTTGCGCACAATGCCCAGACAACTTGGAAACCTTACCCTTTATTCGGTGGATGACCTCCATGAACAGTTAGGGCTCAGCAAAATGACCATCCGCACCTATTTGCGGGAAGAAAAGATCCGTGGTCGCAAGCTGGGCGTTAAGTGGTATGTCACCGAGGAAGCTTTACGCGAATATTTCGGAGAATCCACAGCATCACCCAGACAGAAAAAGAATAGCAAATCCAAAAATTATCGGTATGTTGTTAAAGGAATTAATGATTTGGTAAGCGAACAGGAACAGTGCGACACCATTGAAGAAACGGTCAGCTGTATCGAAAACCAAGCAATTATCAGCCTATTCCAGGTGGCCGTGGTTGACAGTGAAACCGATGAAATTGTTGAACTGATTAAAGCCCGGGATTTCCTGGAACGGCATCAATAGATTTATAGCAAAAACATTACAGCACAACTTACAACCAAAGTTATTCCATTATGCTTCAGCAAGACGACACCAAACTTGAAATTTTTGGGTTCGGAGACGAAAACGATGAGGAAGATACCTTTTATTGTCTTGTAAATACGAAGAAAAGTCCCGATGGTATTGACCTGGAGAAACTTTCTAACGCGGATCCCCGAAAATTCGATGAAGCGCTCAATGAGATGGGCTGCATTTTACTATTGCGCGGGGATGAGATTGAAGAATTGATCAACCGTGATGCCATTACTGATGCCGATCTCCAGAAGTCCCTCTATGAATTAGCCGTAGACGAGGGAATTATTAAGTAATTCATTTAATATCACAAGATAGACTGAGCCATTGCAATAGAATCACATACTCCTGGACAGCATATAGTACCAGGGAGTAAATCCTTAATAGCTTTCTAAATATCGAAGGGACCTTCTTCTTGCCACCAGTGCCAGGTTCGCAGCAGGGCAATGATGGTTTTCCCATCCGTAATTTCTCCCTTATGCACCATCTGCAAGGCTTCCTGAAAAGGCATGCGTTCCTTTATTAAAAACTCATCATCGTCGACCTGCTGCCTCGCTATTTCAATATCCCAGGCTGCATAAAGATGAATAATTTCATTCGAATAGCCTATTACAGGGTAAAAATGGCCAATATAAGCATAAGAGCTGCAAATGAGTCCCGCTTCTTCGTGTACTTCTCTTTTAGCGGCTTCTCCCGCGGTATCTTTGGGATCCAGCTTTCCGGCGGGTACTTCATAAAAAATACTTTTAATCGGATATCGGAATTGCCGGACCATCATTACATCTCCGTTTCTGAAAATCGGAATAATAGCTGACGCTCCGGGATGATCAATCCATTCACGGGTAGAGTTTGATTGGTCCGGTAACCGGACTTTATCAAAAAAAACGTGTAGCAACCGGCCATTAAAAACTTCTTTTGAAGATAAAGTCTGTTCTACGAGTTTTTGGGAATCGTTCATAGTCATATTTTTATGTATCTTAGACACTAAACTATTAAATATAGTACTTCGTCAATAATAACAAAGAAATTGCATTCTCTTGGGCGAAACATATAACATAGATCAGAAAAAAATAGAGGTAAAAGAAGACCTGCTAACCTGGTCAAATGCTATCTCTTTTTCGCGCATACTGGTTGCCCTGCCCATTGTGTACCTGCACTATACAAATGGCCAACATATTACGTGGACAATTACCATACTCGTTTTGTATGGTATCTTCTCAGACTATCTGGATGGTTATGTTGCGCGCGTTACGGGCAAAGTCACCGAATGGGGCAAAGTTCTGGATCCGGTGGCGGATAAGTTCTGTGCTTTTCTCCTGTTTTTTTATGCGGCCTATATCAATATCATCCCGTTGTGGTTTTTTATCATTGAGATATTGCGTGACTTTATCATAATGGCCGGATCACTATATATCCGCTACCTTCGGGGCAAAGTTGCCATGGCGGGGATGTCCGGGAAAATCAGCGTTAATGTACTGGGACTCTATTGGCTTGCCGCCTTTTTTTTTCCTGAAGCCACGGCCGCTCAGCAAATGCTAATGGGTGCATCACTGGCTCTTATGTTTTTCTCCTTCATTGATTATCTTTACCGATTCAATGAAATACGGAAGGGAGTAGAGTTTAATTGAATGATAATCGTAAATTTTCAGCACTAACAACATACACAAGCAGTGTATGTATAGCTTTATAATCGAAGAAATCGTATGGGTTTTTTAGAAAAAATAGGTCTCAAAAAGAAAGAAAAGGTCGAAAAAGGCGTTGAAAAAAGCCGATCCGGCATCATGAAAAAGATTGGTAAGGCTATTGCCGGTAAGGATACTGTAGATGCCGCCGTACTCGACGAGCTGGAAGAAATTCTTATTACCTCGGATGTAGGCGTTAAGACCACGCTTGAAATTATCGACCGCATAGAAGCACGCGTGGCACGGGATAAATACCTCAACAGCAGTGAGCTTCAAAGGATACTGCGCGAAGAGATTATTGCCCTGCTTAAGGATCACTCCCCTGACAAGCCAGCTGAATTTGACGCGGAATTTCCGCAGAAGCCCCATATCGTAATGGTAGTAGGCGTAAACGGAGTAGGCAAAACAACCTCGATCGGGAAGCTGGCGCATCTCTATAAAAAAGCCGGTAAAAAAGTAATGCTGGGAGCGGCTGATACCTTTCGCGCCGCGGCAGTGGACCAGCTTAAAATATGGAGCGAACGGGCGGACGTTCCCATCATTCAGCAGGGACAAAATGCTGATCCTGCGGCTGTGGCCTATGATACCGTAGAATCGGCCAAGGCCAAAAATGCCGATGTAGCACTGGTCGATACGGCCGGACGCCTGCACAATAAAAAATCGCTGATGCAAGAGCTGGCTAAAATAAAACGGGTGATGGGCAAAGTGGTTGAAGATGCCCCGCATGAGGTGTTGCTGGTGCTTGATGCCTCAACGGGTCAAAATGCGATGCAGCAGGCCAAAGCATTTACCGATTTTGTAGATATTACCGGCCTGGTGCTTACCAAGCTGGACGGCACCGCTAAAGGAGGGATCGTAATTGGGGTTTCCAACGAATTGGATGTACCGGTCAAATATATCGGCGTGGGTGAAAATATCGAAGACCTGCAGGTCTTTGACCGCGAGCTGTTTGTCAACTCCATGTTTAGCGACTAGTGGCTATTTTTGCCCGATGCACGGTGCACATCTTTCAACTCATCCAATAAAAAAGCCATGCTAAAAATAGCATGGCTTAAATCTATCGTATTTCGTTAAAGAATTATTCTTTTCCCTTACTCCCTGCCGTCATCTTCCTCATCAGTATCTGTTTCAGTTTCATGGTCAGGCAAAGCAAATTTAATCGACGTAAGTTTGTGATCTTCGATTAGTCCAAACATAATGATCTCCTGATTTTGTTATGATTTATATATAATTGGCGCCCCCTCAAACTGAGCACTATTATAAAGTGGTTTTAATTTGGGATAATATCAAACTTTTTAAATACTTTCTTATATATTAGTGGCTCAACGGCGATTAAAATAGCTGGGATTCAACATCTACCATGAACAAACGGTGGCTTTTCTTTTTCTTTGCCTTTCTTCTTCTACCGATTATAGTATGGGGACAAAGTATACAGCTGGCCGATTCTCTCTTTAAAACGGGCCAGCAATTTGACGAACGGGGCCAGATGGAGGAGTCGGAATTCTACTACCGCGAGGCCTATCAGATCTATCGCAATTTCCAGGATACCACCTCCTGGCTGGAGGCTGGAAAAGAATATGCCAGCGCCATGGTGTACCGCTCAAAGAATGAGCAGGCTCTGGAGTTATACCAGCAGCTGCTGAAGGTCGACCACCCGGCTAATGACACCTATAACCGGGGCGATCTCTACAACAGCATGGGGTGGGCCTCCAACCGAATGGGGAAGCCCGACCAGGCGCTGTCTTATTATGAGCAATCGCTCCCCCTGGCCGAAAAATCCGGGGATAAAGAGCTAATTGGCGTAGTATATGACAACCTGGGCAGCGCGTATCACCGAAAGGGGAACTACAGCAAGGCGCTGGAATTCAGCCAACGAGCTCTCCCGTACTTTGAAGAGATCGACAATCAGAGTTCTATTGCCATTACACTCAATAATATAGGCAATATTTATGAAGCCCTATTACTGTATGACCAAGCCCTAGAATACTATAATCGAAGCCTTGATCTTCAAGAAGACATAGGCAACGCCCATTCGTTATACAGCGTTTATAGTAGTATTGCCGGCGTACAGTTTTCACTTGGCAATTATGATCAGGCACTGGTGTCCCACCAAAAAAGCCTGGAACTGGCCCGCCAGACGGGAACGCCAAGCAGTATTGCTTCAGCCCTTAACAATATTGGCTTATTGTACAAACGGCTGGGTGAATACGACAAAGCCCTGGACTATTACCAGCAGAGCCTGGCAATGAAGGACGATATGACCAGTCCCCAATCTATTGCCGTTACTACTAAAAACTTGGGTATGCTGCTTTGGGAGCAGGGAAAGACCGAAAAGGCCGCTGAGCATTACCGGGAAGCGATGGAGCTGCGCAAGCAAGTTGGCAATCCCTATGATATCGCTTCCTCACTAAATACCATGGTAACGCTCGAACTTGAAAACAAAAATTTTGAGCAAGCTTGGGAATATGCCTATCAAATTCAGCAGATTGGAGATTCTACCGACAGCTATTCGATCCTGGAGGACGCCGCTACCTATGCCGGGCATATTCATGAAGCCCAAGGAAAAGATCGGGAAGCCCTGCAGCATTTTAAAAAAGCCCACGCCTACAGCCAGTTCCTGCCGGAAAACAAACAACTAGCTTCTCTGCAAAATCTGGCCCGGCAGTACCACAAAATGAATTCCGACAGTGCGCTCATCTACGGTCAGCAGGTCATAGACATCATCGAAAACAACCGTTCCAGGGCAGGGTCTGTTTCAGAATTAAAAACAGGATATTTTCAAAAGCATTCCGACTTTTATATAGAATTGGCTTCCTGGGTTCTGCAATACAAAAAGGACACGTCCCGGGCTTTCGAGCTGGTTGAACAAGCCAAGGCCCGGGCATTACGGGATGATCTCGCCAAAGCACGACAAAACATCGACCAGCAGCTGCCCGAAGAAGTCCGGGTTGAGCGCAATGAAAAGCGCAACACGATTGATTCGCTCTATACCCAACTGGATATCACATCTGATCTGCAGGAACAGTCCCAAATTAACCAGACCATCCAAACGGCAGAGCTGGAGCTTGCAGCTTATGAAAACGAGCTGGCTGAGCAATACCCGGTTATTCAGAAAGTACAATCATCCGAGGCCATCAACTTAGAACAGGCTCAGTCCCTGATCGACGAAAATACGGCGGTATTACAATATGCTATTAGTGATAAAGACCTGCTTATCTTTCTTATCTGCCAGGATGATGTACAGCTTAAGCGGGTCCCCATTGCCGAAGGGCAATCAATCGATAGTACCCTGACCCAACAGGTAGCAGGTTTCCGGGATGCCATACTCTCGAACGCACCCAAAGAAACCTTACAGAAACATTCCAAAAAACTATTCGGCACGCTCATCCAACCCTTTCAACAGCAGCTGAAAAACTATGAGCAATTAATAGTGGTACCCGATGGGGCACTGGCTTATATGCCCTTCGAAGCGATATTACAGAACAACCGGTATTTAGTTGAGGATTATCACATAAAATATGTGCCTTCTCTCACCACGCTTACGCTACTGGATCAATCAAGACCGGAGAAACAGAACGATTTATTAGCCGTTGCGGGATCACAGTTCAATGAGAATACATCAGAGGTCAGCCTTAACAGTACCGGACGCCTTACGTCACTCCCCTCTACCAACATGGAAGTAGATTCCATCGCCTCACACTTCCAGCAAAAAGCGATACTTAAGGATGATCTGGT harbors:
- a CDS encoding DinB family protein, whose protein sequence is MKPKKTVRDLLLEQLEGRNAHVDFNQAVQGLTYKQAGIKVEGVPHTIWELIEHIRIAQDDILEFSKNVDYKEIDWPDDYWPESPSPENEAEMERAIQAVRDGLKEMRKLIDDPENDLQQPFPHGDGQTLFREAMLIVDHSAYHIGQIVLIRRMLGSW
- a CDS encoding helix-turn-helix domain-containing protein, with product MPRQLGNLTLYSVDDLHEQLGLSKMTIRTYLREEKIRGRKLGVKWYVTEEALREYFGESTASPRQKKNSKSKNYRYVVKGINDLVSEQEQCDTIEETVSCIENQAIISLFQVAVVDSETDEIVELIKARDFLERHQ
- a CDS encoding NUDIX domain-containing protein, which encodes MNDSQKLVEQTLSSKEVFNGRLLHVFFDKVRLPDQSNSTREWIDHPGASAIIPIFRNGDVMMVRQFRYPIKSIFYEVPAGKLDPKDTAGEAAKREVHEEAGLICSSYAYIGHFYPVIGYSNEIIHLYAAWDIEIARQQVDDDEFLIKERMPFQEALQMVHKGEITDGKTIIALLRTWHWWQEEGPFDI
- a CDS encoding CDP-alcohol phosphatidyltransferase family protein, translating into MGETYNIDQKKIEVKEDLLTWSNAISFSRILVALPIVYLHYTNGQHITWTITILVLYGIFSDYLDGYVARVTGKVTEWGKVLDPVADKFCAFLLFFYAAYINIIPLWFFIIEILRDFIIMAGSLYIRYLRGKVAMAGMSGKISVNVLGLYWLAAFFFPEATAAQQMLMGASLALMFFSFIDYLYRFNEIRKGVEFN
- the ftsY gene encoding signal recognition particle-docking protein FtsY, translating into MGFLEKIGLKKKEKVEKGVEKSRSGIMKKIGKAIAGKDTVDAAVLDELEEILITSDVGVKTTLEIIDRIEARVARDKYLNSSELQRILREEIIALLKDHSPDKPAEFDAEFPQKPHIVMVVGVNGVGKTTSIGKLAHLYKKAGKKVMLGAADTFRAAAVDQLKIWSERADVPIIQQGQNADPAAVAYDTVESAKAKNADVALVDTAGRLHNKKSLMQELAKIKRVMGKVVEDAPHEVLLVLDASTGQNAMQQAKAFTDFVDITGLVLTKLDGTAKGGIVIGVSNELDVPVKYIGVGENIEDLQVFDRELFVNSMFSD
- a CDS encoding CHAT domain-containing protein, whose product is MNKRWLFFFFAFLLLPIIVWGQSIQLADSLFKTGQQFDERGQMEESEFYYREAYQIYRNFQDTTSWLEAGKEYASAMVYRSKNEQALELYQQLLKVDHPANDTYNRGDLYNSMGWASNRMGKPDQALSYYEQSLPLAEKSGDKELIGVVYDNLGSAYHRKGNYSKALEFSQRALPYFEEIDNQSSIAITLNNIGNIYEALLLYDQALEYYNRSLDLQEDIGNAHSLYSVYSSIAGVQFSLGNYDQALVSHQKSLELARQTGTPSSIASALNNIGLLYKRLGEYDKALDYYQQSLAMKDDMTSPQSIAVTTKNLGMLLWEQGKTEKAAEHYREAMELRKQVGNPYDIASSLNTMVTLELENKNFEQAWEYAYQIQQIGDSTDSYSILEDAATYAGHIHEAQGKDREALQHFKKAHAYSQFLPENKQLASLQNLARQYHKMNSDSALIYGQQVIDIIENNRSRAGSVSELKTGYFQKHSDFYIELASWVLQYKKDTSRAFELVEQAKARALRDDLAKARQNIDQQLPEEVRVERNEKRNTIDSLYTQLDITSDLQEQSQINQTIQTAELELAAYENELAEQYPVIQKVQSSEAINLEQAQSLIDENTAVLQYAISDKDLLIFLICQDDVQLKRVPIAEGQSIDSTLTQQVAGFRDAILSNAPKETLQKHSKKLFGTLIQPFQQQLKNYEQLIVVPDGALAYMPFEAILQNNRYLVEDYHIKYVPSLTTLTLLDQSRPEKQNDLLAVAGSQFNENTSEVSLNSTGRLTSLPSTNMEVDSIASHFQQKAILKDDLVTEQNLKNRLRENSYQYVHLATHGIIDESQPGRSGLALSSGDEITPSSIEDGMLRSSEIFGLNINSDMVVLSACNTGLGKVVKGEGMLGMQRSFFFAGASTVVVSLWNVYDRSTASLMNEFYKALLNEEMQESWMDTALRWIGWDESLPFGLKAPAMRQAKLQMINHPLFNHPVYWAPFIVVGR